One Paenarthrobacter aurescens TC1 DNA window includes the following coding sequences:
- a CDS encoding putative amino acid permease (identified by match to protein family HMM PF00324): MTPTFETDTPAGEKPVGPASAQAPSQSWRRVLGVPSLVLLGLVYMVPLTIFSTYGIVVELTGGRLSAAYAVTLVVMLFTARSYGRMSQAFPFGGSAYTYATRSFGPGLGFMAGWSLLLDYLLLPMINYLLIGIYMEAAFPAIPAWVFMIVSIVAVTVLNILGITAIAKANFVVVGLQALFIVLFVALGLSSITGTGNVDLLAPFTGAEGAEGLSPVFAGSAILCLSYLGFDAVSTFAEETKDPKRNLPRAIMVTTVLAGMIFLGLAYISHLVLPVSTFNDVDSAAIEVIGAAGGELLVAFFTAAYIAGSLGSALTSQASVSRIIHSMGRSGVFPAALGRLHARFSTPVLPILLTSAVSLLAFVLDLLTISSLISFGALVAFSVVNLAVIKHYFFDQKVRGARGVIHNLVLPGIGFVLTIWLWTSLSGLSFTFGLIWAGAGLAYLAFLTRGFRKPAPQLDLKEA; encoded by the coding sequence ATGACCCCCACGTTTGAAACTGATACACCGGCAGGCGAGAAGCCTGTGGGGCCAGCCTCCGCCCAGGCGCCTTCCCAAAGTTGGCGCCGTGTCCTCGGCGTTCCATCACTGGTCTTGCTGGGCTTGGTCTACATGGTGCCGCTGACCATCTTTAGCACCTACGGCATCGTTGTAGAGCTGACTGGTGGGCGGCTCTCCGCTGCCTACGCCGTGACCCTGGTGGTCATGCTCTTCACGGCCCGCTCGTATGGCCGGATGTCCCAGGCGTTCCCGTTCGGGGGATCCGCGTATACGTATGCAACTCGATCCTTCGGGCCAGGTCTTGGATTCATGGCTGGATGGTCGCTCCTGCTGGATTACCTCCTGCTGCCGATGATCAACTACCTACTCATCGGCATCTACATGGAAGCCGCATTCCCGGCGATTCCTGCGTGGGTGTTCATGATCGTCTCGATTGTGGCGGTGACCGTGCTGAACATCCTCGGCATCACTGCAATTGCTAAGGCCAACTTTGTGGTGGTGGGTCTCCAGGCGCTCTTCATTGTGTTGTTTGTGGCCCTGGGACTTTCCTCCATCACGGGAACCGGCAATGTTGACCTGCTGGCGCCCTTCACGGGTGCCGAAGGCGCCGAAGGACTTTCACCCGTCTTCGCCGGCTCCGCAATTCTCTGCCTCTCTTACCTGGGGTTCGACGCCGTCTCAACCTTCGCGGAGGAAACCAAGGATCCCAAGCGGAATCTTCCCCGGGCCATCATGGTCACCACAGTCCTGGCCGGCATGATTTTCCTGGGACTCGCGTACATCAGCCACTTGGTTCTCCCCGTCAGCACCTTCAACGACGTGGACTCGGCGGCCATCGAGGTCATTGGCGCAGCGGGCGGTGAGTTGCTGGTTGCCTTCTTCACGGCCGCCTACATTGCCGGCAGTCTCGGATCTGCATTGACCTCCCAAGCTTCGGTCTCGCGGATCATTCATTCGATGGGCCGCAGCGGCGTGTTCCCGGCAGCGTTGGGGCGGCTCCACGCCCGCTTCAGCACCCCCGTGTTGCCCATCCTGCTGACCTCCGCGGTGTCGCTGCTGGCTTTCGTGTTGGATCTGCTGACGATTTCCTCGCTGATCAGCTTCGGTGCCCTGGTCGCGTTCTCCGTGGTCAACCTGGCCGTGATCAAGCACTACTTCTTCGACCAGAAGGTCCGCGGCGCCCGTGGCGTGATCCACAACCTTGTGCTTCCGGGCATTGGCTTTGTGCTCACGATTTGGCTGTGGACCAGCCTCAGTGGCCTGTCGTTCACCTTCGGGCTGATTTGGGCAGGCGCGGGATTGGCCTACCTGGCATTCTTGACGCGAGGGTTCCGCAAACCTGCGCCGCAGCTGGACCTGAAGGAGGCGTAG
- a CDS encoding hypothetical protein (identified by Glimmer2; putative), whose product MNAIHFISLHMASGLYQAPMSHPQHFRIAVTP is encoded by the coding sequence ATGAACGCTATTCATTTCATCTCACTTCACATGGCCAGCGGCCTCTATCAGGCGCCCATGAGCCACCCCCAGCACTTCAGGATCGCGGTGACCCCGTAG